The genomic region TGACGTCTTCAGCCGCTACCGCATCGACGAGCAGATCGCCAAGGCGCTGGAGCGCAAGGTGCACCTGCCGTCGGGTGGTTCGCTGGTGATCGATCGCACCGAGGCGATGACCGTCGTCGACGTCAACACGGGCAAGTACACCGGGTCTGGCGGGAACCTCGAGGAGACGGTCACCAAGAACAACCTGGAGGCCGCCGAGGAGATCGTCCGGCAGCTCCGGCTGCGCGACATCGGCGGGATCATCGTCGTCGACTTCATCGACATGGTGCTGGAGTCCAACCGTGAGCTGGTACTCCGTCGGCTGACGGAGTGCCTGGGTCGCGACCGAACCAGGCACCAGGTCGCCGAGGTCACCTCGCTCGGGCTGGTCCAGATGACCCGCAAGCGGATGGGCACCGGTCTGCTCGAGGCGTTCTCGCACAACTGCGAGCACTGCCACGGCCGCGGCATCGTGCTGCAGGACGCGCCCATCGACACCGGCAGCGTATCCTCGGGCGTTGATGACGGCCGTGACTCCGGTCGGTCCTCATCCTCCTCACCGCGCAAGCGTCGGGAGCGTCAGCGGCCGACGGAACCGGAGGAGACGCCGGAACCGATCGCCCGGATCGTCACGCTCAAGGCCGACCCGCGCGGCCCGCGGATGACACCGAAGCCGTCGGCTGATGCCGCCGACGGTGACGCCGCCGGCACGGACTCGCAGCTCTCGATCGAGGTGGCGGAAGCCGTCGCGTCGGTTGCCTCCAGTCCGGCGGCCGACGACGGGGGTGTCGAGATCCTCGCAAACGCCACGGACGCGAGCCGCACTTCGGACGCGGACGCCGGATCCGCAGCGGATGCTGCGCCCGCGCCGGTCGTCGAGGAGCCGCCCGCGGCCCGTCCGCGACGTCGACGGGCCGTCTCGAAGTCGACGGTCACCGCCGGAACGGCCGTGGTCCTCACCATCGACGGTTCCGCCAACGGGGGCCATGGCTCTGCGCCGGAGCCGGCCCTCGTCGGTGTCGCCGCCGGTGCCGGGGCCGCAGCCGTCGACGGTGCCGCGGTGTCGAAGGGTTCGGTGACCTCGGAAGCCCCGGTGGCCCGACCACGTCGTCGAGCGGCGCGGCGGCCGGCCGGTCCGGCCGGTGGAGCAGACCGGCCATCAGAGACGCCGGCGATCGACTCCTGACGGGCCGCTGACGGACCGGCTGCTGCCGGTCCGCCGGCCCCGGGACCGGGTGGGTGGCAGACCTCGATGGCGCGGTTTGTCCGGCAGGCCCGCACCGCGTATCGTGGGGAGTCGGTCCGCCGTCAGCGGCGGTCTTCTGGCGCCTGTGGACGATCACCTCGATCGTCCGGCAGTGCACGCCGAGTGAGAACCCGTAGTGACCAGTGACGAGCAGTGTGCTGTGCGGAGATCCGTCCGGCACGAACGAGGAAACGGAAGGCCACCCCGCGATGTACGCGATCATCCACACCGGCGGCAAGCAGTACAAGGTCGCCGAAGGTGACGTCATCCAGGTCGAGAAGCTGGAGCTGGCCACCGGCGACGCCGTCACCCTCCCCGCTCTGCTGGTCGTCGACGGTACCGACCTCACCACCGGCGCTGCCCTGGACAAGGTCACGGTGTCCGGCGAGATCCTCGAGCACACCAAGGGCCCGAAGATCGTGATCCACAAGTTCAAGAACAAGACCGGTTACCACAAGCGGCAGGGTCATCGTCAGAAGCTGACCAAGCTGCGCGTCACCGGTATCAAGTCCGGCAAGTGACGCGGAACCTGACGAGCTGAGAGGCGATACGACATGGCACACAAGAAGGGCGCATCCAGCTCCCGCAACGGCCGCGACTCCAATGCCCAGTACCTGGGCGTCAAGCGCTACGGCGGCCAGGTGGTCAAGGCCGGCGAGATCCTGATCCGCCAGCGTGGCACCAAGTTCCACCCGGGCGACGGCGTGGGTCGCGGCAAGGACGACACCCTGTTCGCCCTGGTCCCCGGCGCGGTGGAGTTCGGCAGCAAGCGTGGACGCAAGACCGTCAACATCGTCCAGGAGGCGCCCGCACTCGCGGACGCCTGATCCAGCGCAGCCGCCCCGAGCGGCGAGAAGTGAACATTTCGCTACAGGGGCGGGACCGGCTCACACCGGCCCCGCCCTTGGCGTTTCCCTTGAAAGGCACCTGATGGCCCGCTTCGTCGACCGAGCTGTACTGCACCTGCAGGCCGGTGACGGTGGCAAGGGTTGCGCATCGGTGCACCGTGAGAAGTTCAAGCCGCTGGGCGGTCCGGACGGCGGCAACGGCGGCAACGGCGGCGACGTCGTACTGGTCGTCGACGCCGGAGTGCACACGCTGCTGGACTTCCACTTCCGCCCGCATGCGAAGGCCGGCAGCGGCAAGTTCGGCCAGGGCGACAACAAGGACGGCGCCTACGGCGACGACCTCGTGATGAAGGTCCCCGAAGGGACCGTCGTGCTGGACGCCACCGGCAGGATGTTGGCCGACCTCACCGGCATCGGAACCCGCTACATCGCTGCCCAGGGTGGTCGCGGCGGCCTCGGCAACGCCGCGCTGTCGTCCAAGTCCCGCAAGGCACCCGGCTTCGCGCTGCTCGGTGAGCCCGGCGAGATCGCCGACGTCACCCTCGAACTCAAGTCCATGGCCGACGTCGGGCTGCTGGGCTTCCCCAGCGCCGGCAAGTCGTCCCTGGTCTCGGTGCTCTCCAAGGCCCGACCCAAGATCGCCGACTACCCGTTCACCACCCTGGAGCCGAACCTCGGCGTCGTCGAGGCCGGCGGCAGCACTTACACCATCGCGGACGTGCCCGGCCTGATTCCGGGTGCGAGTCAGGGCAAGGGCCTCGGCCTGGAGTTCCTCCGACACATCGAGCGCTGCTCGGTGCTCGCGCACGTCGTCGACTGCGCCACCTTTGAAGCCGACCGCGATCCCGCCTCCGACATTGCGGCGCTGGAATCCGAACTGTCGCAATACATCCCGTCGCTGCCCACCGAGTTCGCCGACAAGCCCAGGGTCGTCGTGCTCAACAAGATCGACGTCCCGGAGGCCCGCGAGCTGGCGGAGTTCGTCCGGGCCGATCTCGAGGCGGCCGGACATCGCGTCTTCCTGATCTCCACCGCCACTCACGAGGGACTCAAGGAGCTGCGGTACGCGCTCGCCGAGGTCGTCGCCGAGGACCGCGCGTACCGCGTCATCCAGCCGACCGCACGAGTGGTCGTGCGCCCGAAGGCCGTCAACGAGGAACAGTTCGTCGTTGCTCCGGACCCGGCCACCCCCGGTGGATTCATCGTCACCGGCGTGCGTCCCGAGCGGTGGATCCGCCAGACCGACTTCAACAACGAGGAAGCCATCGGCTTCCTCGCCGACCGCCTCGCCAAGATCGGCATCGAGGACGAGCTGGCGCGCCAGGGCGCGCAGGCGGGCTGTCCGGTCACCGTCGCGGGCATCACCTTCGACTTCGAACCGATGGCCGCCACGGCGGTCGTCCCGCTGTCCGGTCGCGGCCTCGACGAACGGGTGGTCCCCAACCATCGGGTGGGCGCCGCGGAACGCAAGGTGCTGCACCGCCTACGCCGTGGTCTCCCGGTCGAGGAGCTCGAGTGGTCCGATCTGGCCACCGAGTACATCTCCGAGTCGCGGATGGCAGACCTGCGGGCCGCCGATCGCGCGGTGCGCGCCGGCGAAAAGTCGTGGACCCGCGGAATCGACCTCGACATCGGGGTCGACGACGACGAGGAGCTCGACGCCGAGATCGACGACGCTGCCGGGACCCCGGGTACCGGGTCGCATGTCGGGGGAGTTGCTGCGGGCAGGTCGGATGATCGCGGCTGACACCGCCCCCGCAGCCACCGGGCACGTCGCTGCGCATTCCGATGCCCGGACGGCGGTGGGCGCCGCACGCCGGCTCGTCGTCAAGGTCGGATCCTCGTC from Nakamurella sp. A5-74 harbors:
- the rplU gene encoding 50S ribosomal protein L21; translated protein: MYAIIHTGGKQYKVAEGDVIQVEKLELATGDAVTLPALLVVDGTDLTTGAALDKVTVSGEILEHTKGPKIVIHKFKNKTGYHKRQGHRQKLTKLRVTGIKSGK
- the rpmA gene encoding 50S ribosomal protein L27; translation: MAHKKGASSSRNGRDSNAQYLGVKRYGGQVVKAGEILIRQRGTKFHPGDGVGRGKDDTLFALVPGAVEFGSKRGRKTVNIVQEAPALADA
- the obgE gene encoding GTPase ObgE — translated: MMARFVDRAVLHLQAGDGGKGCASVHREKFKPLGGPDGGNGGNGGDVVLVVDAGVHTLLDFHFRPHAKAGSGKFGQGDNKDGAYGDDLVMKVPEGTVVLDATGRMLADLTGIGTRYIAAQGGRGGLGNAALSSKSRKAPGFALLGEPGEIADVTLELKSMADVGLLGFPSAGKSSLVSVLSKARPKIADYPFTTLEPNLGVVEAGGSTYTIADVPGLIPGASQGKGLGLEFLRHIERCSVLAHVVDCATFEADRDPASDIAALESELSQYIPSLPTEFADKPRVVVLNKIDVPEARELAEFVRADLEAAGHRVFLISTATHEGLKELRYALAEVVAEDRAYRVIQPTARVVVRPKAVNEEQFVVAPDPATPGGFIVTGVRPERWIRQTDFNNEEAIGFLADRLAKIGIEDELARQGAQAGCPVTVAGITFDFEPMAATAVVPLSGRGLDERVVPNHRVGAAERKVLHRLRRGLPVEELEWSDLATEYISESRMADLRAADRAVRAGEKSWTRGIDLDIGVDDDEELDAEIDDAAGTPGTGSHVGGVAAGRSDDRG